The uncultured Methanomethylovorans sp. genome contains a region encoding:
- a CDS encoding ISNCY family transposase, which produces MTKKSREYKGVLFEESIENYLNRESASICQFLHFLCIEDISKYVESTLYTNKSWHFKYNVSSMIKLFIVMCFRKLSYEKTVSSLTEEEAILLSFYDENGFIKLPSGKTLHHFVKYRLGEDGLKEIMMLVGEKILSLTQIKEAKIDSTPLEASRYDKHADYNPHYQCKMDKAHITMVGTYPIFMTHTNGNASDSPELIKHIEALKEMNVDIDFYSADGGYDSFLNHADIWYHLNARPIISYSSNAVINKEGEIERIDHWVNKMWKKGGDIHAKIEDKLKFLYKNGRYEQIGMYLRNKNIRDNLFMIFFKKRGECEPEHRHIKHTVKFDIREVRVESRELYSLLSFVAYQFLRLTELQNCMQGKNSVGRFF; this is translated from the coding sequence ATGACTAAAAAATCTAGAGAGTATAAAGGAGTCCTCTTCGAGGAGTCCATAGAAAATTATCTGAACAGAGAAAGCGCCTCAATTTGCCAATTCCTGCACTTTCTCTGCATAGAAGATATTTCAAAGTACGTCGAGAGTACTTTGTATACCAACAAAAGTTGGCATTTTAAGTATAACGTTTCATCGATGATAAAACTCTTCATTGTAATGTGTTTCAGGAAATTATCTTATGAAAAGACTGTTTCTTCTTTGACAGAAGAAGAGGCTATTCTACTCTCTTTTTATGATGAGAACGGATTCATAAAACTTCCTTCGGGAAAGACATTACACCACTTTGTGAAATATAGATTGGGTGAAGATGGGCTTAAAGAAATAATGATGTTAGTAGGTGAGAAGATCCTCAGCCTTACCCAAATAAAAGAAGCTAAGATCGATTCAACCCCGCTTGAAGCTTCAAGATACGATAAACATGCTGATTACAATCCACATTATCAATGTAAAATGGATAAAGCACATATTACAATGGTTGGAACATACCCAATATTTATGACCCATACTAATGGTAATGCATCAGATTCCCCTGAACTTATCAAACACATTGAAGCATTGAAAGAAATGAATGTTGATATTGATTTTTATTCTGCTGACGGGGGTTATGACTCTTTCCTGAATCATGCAGATATCTGGTACCATTTGAATGCAAGGCCAATTATTTCGTATTCTTCAAATGCTGTGATAAACAAAGAAGGTGAAATCGAAAGAATTGATCACTGGGTTAATAAGATGTGGAAAAAGGGTGGAGATATACATGCAAAGATTGAAGACAAGCTAAAATTCCTCTATAAAAACGGTAGATATGAACAGATAGGGATGTATCTTCGAAATAAAAATATCCGGGATAACTTGTTCATGATTTTTTTCAAGAAAAGAGGAGAATGTGAACCAGAACACAGGCATATCAAACACACAGTTAAATTCGATATCAGAGAAGTAAGAGTGGAGAGTAGAGAACTCTACTCTCTACTGAGCTTTGTGGCATATCAGTTTTTGAGGCTTACAGAACTACAAAATTGTATGCAAGGAAAAAATTCAGTTGGGAGATTCTTTTGA
- a CDS encoding transcriptional regulator, translating into MNNGKTEKIGEREFEMVELLRKLNMNRSVAIVLACLSTGEEVTSRAIEKKAGLRQPEVSIAMKYLCDNNWIEVREEKKTEGKGRPVKLYKLVVPLDYIIQRIETDVMYQKLSVLESIERLKSLT; encoded by the coding sequence ATGAATAACGGAAAAACGGAAAAGATTGGTGAACGAGAATTTGAAATGGTGGAACTCTTGCGCAAACTGAATATGAACCGTTCAGTTGCTATTGTTCTTGCTTGTCTTTCAACAGGTGAAGAAGTAACATCAAGGGCCATTGAAAAGAAAGCAGGTCTCAGACAACCCGAAGTAAGTATTGCAATGAAATATCTTTGCGACAACAATTGGATTGAGGTTCGCGAAGAAAAGAAAACTGAAGGTAAAGGAAGACCCGTAAAGCTCTACAAACTTGTCGTTCCTTTGGACTACATCATTCAGCGGATCGAAACCGATGTAATGTATCAAAAACTGTCAGTGCTTGAAAGCATCGAAAGGCTCAAAAGCCTGACATAA
- a CDS encoding PGF-pre-PGF domain-containing protein, with protein MQIKLSKLVCIGFILFSLLMTAGIGSAAPTFEPIGDKTVTENDLLSFTVHATDTDVNATITYSIVDSTKPAGANFDTTTHTFSWTPVAGAAGTYRVTFNAASNGESVPQTITITVVAAESVDKTALTTAITAANDKVNAAIAGVEIGQYPQTAIDNFKAAIATAQTAANTATTQAAVNQALTTLQADQATFDAAIIKSVDKTALTTAITAANTKIAAAVAGTGIGQYPQTAKTTFEAAIATAQTVANTATTQTQVNQALTALKAAETTFDAAKVTGATSITNLKESTTGKSWITWAWTNPTSNFKYVMLYIDGTFITNTTNAYYNATGFAEGTVHTIGTQTVDANGNINPTTVSDQATTKVTDLTPPGPVTNLHETNAGASWIYWTWTKPADTDFSNARISIDGTFVTTTTNSYYNATGLTNGAEHTISITTVDTSGNENTAQVSDAATTLKLPVISNLAGKTIKANSITLQWDASEDTTSVQISQKGILLATVNESTYVHSNLNSSTTYNYTLVPYNQNGLKGEAVSISLKTSSKSSGGSSGGSSSSSSSSKSSGGGGGGATSVEDLANVAVKDVNNQYLRINTNATYEFSREGNDILSVSFYSLKNSGEITSTIEVLNNRSKLVNTNPEGLVCKYINIWVGKAGFATSNNIKDARVKFKVNNSWIEQMGITTEDIKLQRYNGTAWEVLPTTLESNTTSYSVFEARTPGFSPFAITAAKTLAAVNNDIDKNTSNSANVKDIGLEGTSKENSRVWTYIMAFLLIAIIAVGYEYMKKQNN; from the coding sequence ATGCAAATTAAGTTAAGTAAATTGGTCTGTATCGGTTTTATATTATTTTCCCTTTTGATGACAGCAGGAATAGGCTCAGCTGCTCCGACATTTGAACCAATTGGTGATAAAACGGTCACTGAGAACGATTTACTGAGTTTTACAGTACATGCAACAGATACTGACGTTAATGCTACAATAACATACTCGATTGTGGATTCAACAAAACCAGCGGGAGCTAATTTTGATACAACTACTCACACCTTCAGCTGGACTCCAGTCGCTGGCGCTGCAGGTACTTACAGAGTTACATTCAATGCAGCATCTAATGGCGAATCAGTCCCTCAGACTATAACTATTACTGTCGTTGCTGCAGAGAGTGTGGACAAAACTGCCCTAACAACGGCAATTACTGCAGCAAATGATAAAGTAAATGCTGCTATTGCAGGAGTAGAAATTGGACAATATCCACAAACGGCAATAGATAATTTTAAGGCAGCAATTGCAACAGCACAGACAGCTGCAAATACAGCTACAACACAGGCGGCAGTGAACCAGGCGTTAACTACCCTACAAGCAGATCAAGCAACATTTGACGCTGCAATAATCAAATCAGTTGATAAAACTGCATTGACAACAGCCATTACAGCTGCAAATACAAAAATAGCAGCTGCAGTAGCAGGAACAGGAATCGGGCAGTATCCACAAACGGCAAAAACTACATTCGAGGCAGCAATTGCAACAGCACAGACAGTTGCAAATACAGCCACAACACAAACACAAGTGAACCAGGCGTTAACTGCCTTAAAGGCAGCTGAAACAACATTTGACGCTGCCAAAGTAACTGGAGCTACTTCCATAACAAACCTGAAAGAGAGCACCACCGGAAAAAGTTGGATAACCTGGGCATGGACTAACCCTACTTCAAATTTCAAGTATGTAATGCTCTATATTGACGGCACATTTATCACAAACACTACAAACGCGTATTATAATGCAACGGGGTTTGCTGAAGGAACGGTACACACAATAGGCACTCAAACTGTAGATGCCAATGGAAACATCAATCCTACAACTGTAAGTGATCAAGCAACAACTAAAGTAACAGACTTGACACCTCCCGGACCTGTAACGAACCTACATGAAACAAATGCTGGTGCAAGCTGGATATATTGGACATGGACTAAACCTGCAGACACAGATTTCAGTAATGCGAGAATATCCATCGACGGGACATTTGTCACAACTACCACAAACAGTTATTATAATGCAACTGGACTTACCAATGGTGCAGAACATACCATAAGTATAACAACAGTTGATACTTCGGGGAATGAAAATACTGCACAAGTAAGTGATGCAGCTACTACACTAAAACTGCCTGTTATTTCAAACCTCGCTGGAAAAACCATTAAAGCTAATTCCATCACACTCCAATGGGATGCTTCTGAAGACACAACAAGTGTACAAATAAGCCAGAAAGGTATTCTCCTTGCAACTGTAAACGAATCAACATATGTACACAGTAATCTGAACAGCTCCACAACTTACAACTACACTTTAGTCCCTTACAATCAAAATGGACTCAAAGGAGAAGCAGTAAGTATTAGTCTGAAAACTTCTTCAAAGAGTAGTGGAGGAAGTAGTGGAGGCAGCAGTAGTAGTAGTAGTAGTAGTAAGAGTAGTGGTGGCGGAGGCGGCGGTGCTACAAGTGTTGAAGACCTCGCAAATGTCGCAGTAAAAGACGTAAACAATCAATATCTTAGAATTAATACCAATGCCACCTACGAGTTCTCAAGAGAAGGTAATGACATACTGTCAGTTAGTTTCTATTCCCTAAAGAACTCAGGCGAGATCACCTCGACCATAGAAGTTCTGAACAACAGATCAAAACTTGTAAACACCAACCCTGAAGGACTTGTATGCAAATACATCAACATATGGGTAGGTAAAGCTGGTTTTGCCACATCCAATAATATAAAGGATGCACGGGTGAAATTCAAGGTGAATAATTCTTGGATAGAACAAATGGGAATCACCACTGAGGACATAAAACTGCAGAGATACAACGGTACTGCTTGGGAAGTGTTACCCACTACACTGGAAAGCAACACCACTAGTTATTCTGTATTTGAAGCTCGAACACCTGGATTTTCTCCATTTGCTATTACAGCTGCAAAAACTCTTGCAGCTGTAAATAATGATATTGATAAAAATACTAGTAATAGCGCAAATGTAAAAGATATTGGATTGGAAGGTACGAGTAAAGAAAACTCAAGGGTCTGGACATATATCATGGCATTCCTTCTAATAGCCATAATTGCTGTAGGATACGAATACATGAAGAAACAAAATAATTGA
- a CDS encoding phosphatase PAP2 family protein, producing the protein MYSRLSKLRGIRFLMCFPLYNLDPIVKEGLGLVNPPFGNCFPCFHVVLSVMAMLIIVFRMDFKRFKVFAVLVTLAIQFTIFYLDIHWITDFIAGAVFGCLSYYVSTRYGQYIASSIPLLKSK; encoded by the coding sequence ATGTATTCACGCCTGTCAAAGTTACGGGGTATTCGCTTCCTAATGTGTTTCCCTTTGTACAATCTTGATCCTATAGTAAAAGAAGGATTGGGTCTAGTTAATCCACCCTTTGGCAATTGTTTCCCATGTTTTCATGTCGTTTTGTCCGTCATGGCAATGCTCATTATTGTATTCAGGATGGATTTTAAAAGATTCAAGGTCTTTGCTGTTTTAGTGACTCTGGCTATTCAGTTCACTATTTTTTATTTAGACATACATTGGATAACTGATTTCATAGCTGGTGCAGTTTTTGGTTGCCTCAGCTATTATGTTTCCACCAGGTATGGGCAATACATAGCCAGTTCCATTCCTTTGTTAAAGAGTAAATAA
- a CDS encoding peptidylprolyl isomerase: protein MKRIGIILIILIIAFSSGCTDTNQSKTMEEGNNISVNNAGVNVSDNINASKTVQDSDLKSAPDLSTSPDTTNTSNIVQKGDNVSVNYIGKFDNGTVFDTSLIDVAKEADLYDANSTRTYEPMSFVVGAGQMISGFDNGVLNMTVGEEKTLKLSPDEAYGEYNQEYLVPVPRSDLENASIVPEIGKKVVANMRIATIVDITDSNVTLDFNSPLAGKNLTFDVTVVSIEKASKE, encoded by the coding sequence ATGAAGAGAATTGGTATAATTCTTATAATATTGATAATAGCTTTTTCAAGTGGCTGTACAGACACTAACCAATCCAAAACAATGGAAGAAGGAAATAACATTAGCGTGAACAATGCTGGTGTTAATGTATCCGATAATATTAATGCTTCTAAAACAGTGCAAGATAGTGATCTAAAAAGTGCACCAGATTTGAGTACATCACCTGATACTACTAATACTTCCAATATTGTGCAAAAAGGAGACAATGTTAGTGTAAACTATATAGGTAAATTCGATAATGGTACTGTTTTTGATACATCATTGATTGATGTTGCAAAGGAAGCAGATCTATACGATGCAAACTCTACAAGAACATATGAACCCATGTCATTTGTTGTGGGAGCTGGGCAGATGATAAGTGGTTTTGATAATGGAGTACTTAATATGACCGTAGGTGAAGAGAAAACTTTGAAGTTATCACCTGATGAAGCTTATGGAGAGTATAACCAAGAGTATCTTGTTCCTGTACCTAGGTCTGACCTGGAAAATGCAAGCATAGTGCCTGAAATCGGTAAAAAAGTAGTAGCAAATATGAGAATTGCCACTATAGTAGACATTACAGATTCCAACGTAACATTGGACTTTAACTCCCCACTTGCCGGCAAGAATCTGACATTTGATGTTACAGTCGTTTCTATCGAAAAGGCTAGTAAAGAATAA
- a CDS encoding OB-fold nucleic acid binding domain-containing protein has product MHEVSTIEKEEKVMIVLLMMVLLSLSVAYLTFYNNTAQIPEYSSSSKPGDTVYLEGTVISEHFTKTGDHLLVEVQHNSETTKIFVSKNNGAQEIGSILSENSKLGVTGQVQEYQGEIEIIVQDINDIKVL; this is encoded by the coding sequence GTGCATGAGGTGTCGACAATAGAGAAAGAAGAAAAAGTAATGATAGTACTGTTAATGATGGTGCTTTTATCTTTGTCTGTAGCTTACTTGACCTTTTATAACAATACAGCACAGATACCGGAATATAGTAGCTCATCAAAACCAGGGGATACAGTATACCTAGAAGGTACTGTAATATCAGAACATTTCACCAAAACTGGCGATCATTTGCTAGTAGAAGTGCAACATAACTCTGAGACAACAAAGATCTTTGTTTCCAAGAATAATGGAGCTCAAGAGATTGGTTCCATACTCTCTGAAAATAGTAAATTAGGCGTTACTGGACAGGTTCAAGAATACCAAGGTGAAATAGAGATAATAGTGCAGGATATCAACGATATAAAAGTACTTTAA
- a CDS encoding NDP-sugar synthase, which yields MKACIMCGGEGTRLRPLTFERPKPSIPILNKPSVVHLIERLADEGFTDIVITLGYMAEKIEEQLGDGRIYGVHIDYVYEDKKLGTAGGVKNAEKYLKGEPFLVLGGDHVLSLNLRELYRFHERTDAKVTIALLSIDDPREFGIADMDVNNRIHRFLEKPGPGEIFSNLASTGIYMCDSDVLDMIPENEEYDFARDLFPKLLKNGKINGLLARGNWTDVGSPAAYRQAQRWMLAGLPGTIIEGRFTTKDARINGPIHLGHNVSVGSNSAIVGPIVIGENTTIGDNVLIGPYTTIGSNCNIDDDTRILSSYIFNDVTIGKNTNVSGSIIDNRTTVGNNCNLENGTVIGPDVTIGSGATVHSNVRIWPKQIIKEGTKVKENITICP from the coding sequence ATGAAAGCGTGTATCATGTGCGGTGGAGAGGGAACCAGGCTTCGCCCTTTGACATTCGAACGGCCTAAACCGAGCATACCCATACTCAACAAGCCCTCAGTGGTCCATCTTATTGAGCGCTTAGCAGATGAAGGATTCACTGATATTGTTATTACACTTGGATATATGGCCGAGAAGATAGAAGAACAGTTAGGAGACGGGAGAATATATGGAGTTCATATCGATTATGTATATGAGGACAAAAAGCTTGGTACCGCTGGCGGCGTAAAGAATGCCGAGAAGTATCTGAAAGGCGAACCTTTCCTTGTTCTTGGCGGAGACCATGTGCTCAGCCTAAACCTTCGAGAATTGTATCGTTTCCATGAACGTACGGATGCCAAGGTCACTATCGCGCTCCTGTCAATCGATGACCCCAGAGAATTTGGTATTGCAGACATGGACGTTAATAACAGAATTCACCGTTTCCTAGAAAAACCCGGCCCAGGAGAGATATTCAGTAATCTTGCAAGTACAGGCATATATATGTGTGATTCCGATGTCCTGGACATGATACCCGAAAATGAGGAATATGATTTTGCACGTGACCTATTCCCCAAGCTCCTCAAAAATGGAAAGATCAATGGATTGCTTGCCAGAGGTAATTGGACAGACGTTGGTAGCCCGGCAGCTTACAGGCAAGCACAGCGCTGGATGCTTGCAGGACTGCCCGGAACCATAATAGAAGGGCGCTTTACTACTAAGGATGCCCGTATCAATGGGCCCATACATCTTGGCCACAATGTATCCGTAGGGTCTAATTCAGCAATTGTAGGACCTATTGTAATAGGTGAGAACACAACAATTGGAGATAATGTGCTCATAGGTCCATATACGACCATTGGTTCCAATTGCAATATAGACGATGACACCAGAATATTGTCATCTTACATATTCAATGATGTGACCATTGGAAAGAACACAAATGTATCAGGTAGCATAATTGATAACCGTACAACAGTGGGAAACAACTGCAACCTGGAGAATGGAACGGTTATTGGACCTGATGTAACGATAGGAAGTGGAGCAACAGTACATTCTAATGTAAGAATATGGCCAAAACAAATTATAAAGGAAGGGACAAAGGTAAAGGAAAATATTACCATTTGCCCTTAA
- a CDS encoding flippase-like domain-containing protein, which yields MNKLKKWILISLLISLVSGVLVIALTFDASTLEAIIKIKREYIILAVVLHIFSLFIQGIRIKSMCQALGYDINIKDATEIVTSSMFIAAITPAAVAGEPLRIHLLNRRSIPLGKATAIILGERLMDAFLILSLAPFSLYVMRGVLASSGVNASIDVALMIGEIVLLCLFSILIYGLWKPKQTRKVMYFLVHRFAPLIGKKKEMILPKILERVDTELEHLHDSVAIFMKEGRYGLLLGMACTFCVWVLDFSVLPVILLGLNQHFPPAVVYASQVVLMVIMVVSITPGAGGVAELGASTLFSFFVGSSLLGIVVVAWRAITFYMNLAVGGFVSLKMIKDTDYIKRMFK from the coding sequence ATGAACAAATTAAAAAAATGGATATTAATATCGCTACTCATCAGCCTTGTATCGGGTGTTTTAGTAATAGCATTAACTTTTGATGCTAGTACCCTTGAAGCTATTATTAAGATCAAACGTGAATATATAATTCTAGCTGTAGTTTTGCATATTTTCTCTTTATTCATACAGGGAATCCGTATAAAATCAATGTGCCAGGCTTTGGGATATGACATTAACATAAAAGATGCCACCGAAATCGTAACCTCAAGCATGTTTATAGCAGCCATTACTCCTGCAGCAGTAGCCGGGGAACCTTTACGCATACATTTACTAAATCGAAGATCTATTCCTCTTGGAAAAGCGACTGCGATTATCCTAGGAGAAAGATTGATGGATGCATTCCTGATACTATCGCTTGCTCCATTTTCTCTCTATGTAATGAGAGGAGTTCTGGCTAGCAGTGGAGTGAATGCAAGCATCGATGTGGCCCTTATGATAGGCGAGATCGTCCTGTTATGTCTGTTCTCAATACTAATTTACGGACTCTGGAAACCAAAACAGACTCGTAAGGTAATGTATTTTCTTGTTCACCGTTTTGCCCCACTAATTGGAAAAAAGAAAGAAATGATATTGCCCAAGATCCTTGAACGTGTTGACACGGAACTTGAACACTTGCATGATAGTGTTGCAATATTTATGAAAGAAGGGAGATACGGCCTTTTATTAGGTATGGCATGTACTTTTTGCGTATGGGTATTGGACTTTTCGGTATTGCCAGTAATTCTCCTTGGATTGAACCAGCATTTTCCGCCCGCTGTAGTTTATGCATCTCAAGTTGTCCTCATGGTCATAATGGTAGTTTCCATCACCCCGGGTGCTGGAGGAGTTGCTGAACTTGGTGCTTCGACACTGTTCTCATTCTTTGTAGGCTCTTCGTTACTTGGAATAGTTGTTGTGGCATGGAGGGCAATTACATTCTACATGAACCTTGCAGTAGGCGGATTCGTAAGCCTGAAAATGATCAAAGATACCGATTACATCAAACGCATGTTCAAATGA
- a CDS encoding radical SAM protein, with the protein MKALIIDGYVDEPACFGVPPYISPYIRYLAGAMREQGIHTQDIFYSAIDSIRLNPKDHEMIIREADLVVVIAGMTVPGKYLRSTPLNLQELHSIIRTATGQVVIGGPIRLGFSSEGGKTASGLSGLGNAHCCGVDVEAFVYDLLSDRKLADTENMVERFRSVQEIGRWGKKGAFIIRQHPDYPNVMCELETYRGCGRKKHCSFCTEPFYGRPDHRPVDDVISEVQALHEEGARYFRIGRQPDLLSYQAKDKGSDLPVPNPAAIESLYRGIRSVAPDLQVLHMDNANPGTIAVFPNESRDILNTIVKYHTSGDVAAMGMESADPEVIRRNGLKVLPDEMFSAIELVNEVGAKRGASGMPELLPGLNFVHGLMGETKETFRLNYDFLKKVLDSGLLLRRINIRQVMAFQGTPMFGNDAAVTKHKNEFLRYKEKVRTEVDLPMLRKVVPAGTILRNVLLEVNDGNTTFGRQMGSYPLLIGLPSKLEIGGYLDVTAINHGFRSITAIPYPLNINNAELEFLQKVPGMGKVLAAKIFRERPYKDTQELIVKTGVNADILKYTKL; encoded by the coding sequence ATGAAAGCACTTATTATTGATGGTTATGTGGATGAACCAGCCTGTTTTGGCGTTCCTCCTTATATTTCTCCCTATATCAGGTACCTTGCCGGAGCAATGAGGGAGCAGGGAATTCATACGCAGGATATATTTTATTCGGCTATTGATAGCATAAGGCTCAACCCTAAAGACCACGAAATGATCATCAGGGAAGCAGATCTTGTTGTGGTAATTGCCGGCATGACTGTGCCAGGGAAATACCTTCGTTCCACACCTCTTAACTTACAGGAATTGCATAGCATTATCCGTACTGCAACAGGTCAGGTCGTAATAGGTGGACCTATTAGATTGGGTTTTAGTTCGGAGGGTGGAAAAACAGCATCCGGCTTGTCCGGGTTGGGAAATGCCCATTGTTGCGGGGTTGATGTGGAAGCATTCGTGTATGATCTGCTCAGCGATAGGAAATTGGCAGATACTGAAAATATGGTGGAACGTTTCAGGTCCGTGCAGGAGATCGGAAGGTGGGGAAAGAAAGGAGCTTTCATAATCAGGCAACACCCCGATTATCCGAATGTGATGTGCGAGCTTGAGACTTACAGGGGATGCGGGCGTAAGAAGCATTGTTCTTTCTGCACGGAACCTTTCTATGGGAGGCCAGATCATCGGCCAGTGGATGATGTGATCTCGGAGGTTCAGGCTCTACATGAAGAAGGTGCCCGATATTTCCGCATTGGAAGACAGCCTGATTTGTTATCTTATCAGGCAAAGGACAAGGGGAGTGATTTGCCTGTTCCTAACCCCGCAGCAATTGAATCGCTTTATCGAGGAATACGTTCTGTGGCACCTGATCTGCAGGTATTGCATATGGACAATGCCAATCCTGGAACAATAGCTGTTTTTCCTAATGAGAGCAGGGATATTTTAAACACTATAGTTAAATACCACACTTCAGGAGATGTGGCTGCCATGGGTATGGAAAGTGCTGATCCTGAAGTGATACGAAGGAATGGTCTAAAGGTATTACCAGATGAGATGTTCAGTGCTATAGAACTTGTTAACGAAGTAGGGGCAAAAAGAGGAGCAAGTGGTATGCCTGAACTTCTTCCGGGTCTTAATTTCGTTCATGGACTGATGGGGGAAACAAAAGAGACTTTCAGACTCAATTATGATTTCCTTAAAAAGGTACTTGATTCTGGATTGTTGCTTCGCCGCATCAATATCAGGCAGGTTATGGCCTTCCAGGGAACTCCAATGTTTGGGAATGACGCGGCAGTTACCAAGCATAAGAACGAATTCCTGCGCTATAAAGAGAAAGTAAGAACGGAGGTCGATCTTCCTATGCTGCGCAAAGTGGTGCCTGCAGGAACAATTCTTCGAAATGTATTGCTTGAAGTAAATGACGGGAATACTACTTTCGGACGTCAGATGGGTTCCTATCCTTTACTTATTGGTCTTCCGTCAAAGCTGGAAATTGGGGGTTATCTAGATGTAACGGCAATTAATCATGGTTTCCGTTCTATAACTGCAATACCATATCCTCTTAATATCAACAATGCAGAACTGGAATTTTTGCAAAAAGTGCCTGGCATGGGTAAGGTATTGGCAGCAAAGATCTTCAGAGAAAGACCTTACAAGGATACGCAGGAACTGATCGTCAAAACGGGTGTGAATGCCGATATTCTGAAATATACAAAGCTATAG